The Bradyrhizobium guangxiense genomic sequence CATGGTCATATGCAACAGCCCTGCGAAATTCGCGAGCGGCCCGCCCATGCCGAAGGCGAAGACGATGATGCCCATATGCTCGATCGAGGAATAGGCGAACATCCGCTTGATGTCGCGGCGACGGTACAGCATCAGCGCGGCGAAGATCACCGAGATCAGGCCCATGGTCACCATCAGCGGACCTGGTGCGATCGCCGCGGAGTTGACCGCGAGCATCATCTTGAAGCGCAGGAGCGCATAGAGTGCGACATTGAGCAACAGCCCGGACAGCACCGCCGAGATCGGCGTCGGGCCTTCGGCATGCGCATCCGGAAGCCAAGCATGCAGCGGTGCGAGACCGACCTTGGTGCCGTAGCCAAGCAGGAGGAAGGCAAAGGCGACGTTGAGCAACGCCGGGTCGAACTTTGCGGCGTGCTTCACCAGCACCGTCCACACCATGCCGTCAAGTCCCTCACCCACCACCGGGCGCGCCGCCATATAGACCAGGATCGTGCCGAACAGCGCGAGCGCGATACCGACGCTGCCGAGGATGAAATATTTCCAAGCTGCCTCCAGCGCCTCATGGGTGCGATAGATGCCGACCATCAGAACGGTCGTCAGCGTCGCCACCTCGACCGCGACCCACATCAGGCCGATATTGTTGGCGACGAGCGCGAGGTTCATCGCGAACATCAGCGTCTGATACATCGCGTGATAGAAGCGCAGGAACGCCGGCGTCAGGCGCCCGGTCTCGATCTCATGCTGGATGTAACTCGCGCTGAACACCGATGTGGTGAGGCTGACGAAGGTGGTCAATACGATGAAGACCTTGTTGAGATCGTCCATCAGCAGATACTGCCCCGATACCGGTTCGACCACGAACAGCGAGAGCGAGGTGAGGAAGGTCGCGAGCGATGCCGCTACGTTCAGCTTCGCCGTCAGTCGGTAGCCGGGCAGAATTGCCAGCACCGCCGCCGAGAGGGCCGGGATCAGCAGGATGGCGCTGAGCGCGTCGATGCTCATCGCCGCTCTCCGCGAAAGCGATCGAGCTCCTGCACGTCCACGCTGTCAAAACGCTCGCGGATGCGGAACAGGAAGACGCCGATCACGATGAAGGCGATCAGCACCGAGAAGGCGACGCTGATCTCGACCACCAGCGGCATACCCTTGGCGCCGGTTGCCGCCAGCACCAGCCCGTTCTCCAACGACATGAATCCGACGACCTGGCTCACGGCGTTGCGTCGCGTAACCATGATCAGGAGCCCCAGCAGCACCACCGACAGCGCGAAGGCAAGGTCCTCGCGCGCCAGCGCATCGGCGCTCGGCGTCACCCGCAGCATCACCACCATCGACAGCGCGACGAGGCCGATGCCGGCCATCATGGTCAGCCCGATGCCGATCACGTTCTCGATCTCGCGGTGGATGCCGAGCCGCTTGATGATCCGGTGCAGCGCCACCGGGATGATGATGGCCTTGAACACCAGCGCGATCAGCGCCGTGACATAGAGATGCGGCGCATGCTGCACATAGGCCTGCCAGGCTACCGACAGCGCCAGCACGCCGGCATGGAGCGCATAGACGTTGAGTAGCGCATAGAGCCGATCCTGATAGAGCATCATGAAGCTCGCCAGCACGAGGGAGCCGGCGAGCAGATGGGCGATGTCGAATTGCAGGCTGCTCATCTCTCAGAGGCTCCCCGACACGAAGCGCAACAGGGTGGCAAGCAACGCCAGCATCAGCGCCGCGCCCAAGAACTCCGGAATCCTGAACACGCGCATCTTGGCGATCGACGTCTCGAACACGGCGAGCAGGAAGCCGAGTACCGTCAGCTTGCCGAAATAGAGCAGCGCGCCGAAGGCGAGCCTCCCGGCGCCCGCGTCCGCAGTCGCCGTGCCCCATGGCAGGAACACGCAGGCGATCAGCGAGACATAGAGCAGGAGCTTGAGCTGCGACGACAGGTCGATCAGCGCGAGATGCCGCCCAGAATATTCCAGCACCATGGCCTCATGCACCATGGTGAGCTCGAGATGGGTGGCGGGGTTATCGACCGGGATACGGGCATTCTCCGCCAGCGCCACGATGGTCAACGCCACAAACGCCATGCCCAGGGACACACGCAGGCCGACCGCGTCAGAGCCCATGAACTCGGCGACGTTGGAGAGCTGCGTCGAGCCCGCGATCATCGCGACCGAGAACACTGTGATCAGCATCGCGGGCTCGGCGAGAGAGGCGATCATGCCCTCGCGGCTGGAGCCGATGCCGCCGAAGGCGGTGCCGACATCCATGCCGGCGAGCGCCTGGAAGAAACGGGCGCTGCCGAGCAGCGCAATGATGGCGATGAGATCAGCGGTCCAGGAGAACAACAGGCCATTGCCGAAAGTCGGCACCAGCGAGGCGGCGACCCAGGTGCCCGCGAAAATCAGATAGGGAATGACGCGGAACAGCCAGGATGCGTTGTCCGCGAGCACGACATCCTTGCGCATCAGGCGGATGAGGTCGCGATAGGGCTGGAGCAGCGGCGGCCCGCGACGGCGCAGCAGCCGAGCTTTCACCTTCCGCACGAAACCCGTCAGCAGCGGCGCGCCCCCCAGCACCAGCGACATCTGGGCGCCCTGGGAGAGGATGTCGCTCAGCGCGGTCATAGTGCCACCACCAGCAGCAGCACGACCAGGGCGACGAAGACGAGCGTCAGGTAGCGACGGATGGTGAGGAACTGCAGGATATTGATGCGGTCCGTCGCAAAGCCGATGAGCTTCGCAATCGGCGCGTACAGCACATCCCAGATCAGATCGTGCACTTCGACCTGGAGCCGCGCAGGAGCCGGCGAGGACGGCGGCGGCATCTCGCCGATCTCGCGTGCGGCAAAGACGACGCTGCCGAACACGCGGCGGATCGGCTGCGAGAAGCTGGAGGCTGAGTATTGGATCGCTGGGTTCGGATCGGGATAACCGCAATCCCAGGCCGGCGCGCGGCGCAGGCGATCGGAGGCGAAACGATGAATGGCTGTCGCCGCCGCCGTGCCGCAGAGGGCCGCGAACAGGAACACCAGAAGGCCGTTATAGGAGCTGCGGCTTTCCGCGATCGGCACGATGGTAAGCCACTGCAATCCGACCTGATGCGGCATCATGCTGCCGACCATATCCTTGCTCACCGGCGCCAGTGCATCGATGAACAACCCCGGCAGGATGCCGGCAACGAGGCAGAGGGCGGCAAGCACGAGCATCGCCGTCAGGGAGAAGTGGTCGGTCTCATGTGCTGACGCCGCGACATCCGAACGTGGCCGACCAAGGAAGCTGATGCCATAGAGCTTGACGAAGCAGGCCGCGGCAAAGGCCGCCGCGAGCGCCAGCAAACCGCCGACCGCCGGAATGACCAGCTTGAGGCCCCAGGAGGGCAGCTGCGGTGAGAGCAGGATTGCCTGGAAGGTCAGCCATTCCGAAACGAAGCCGTTGAATGGCGGCAATGCCGAGATTGCGACGCAGCCGACCAGTAACGCGAACGCCGTCTTCGGCATGCGATGGATCAGTCCGCCGAGCTTCTCCATGTCGCGCTCGCCGGTTGCCCCCAGCACCGCGCCGGCGCCGAAGAACAACAGGCTCTTGAACAGCGCATGATTGAAGACATGCAGCATCGCCGCGGTGAAAGCGAGCGCCGCCACCCAGTCGAGCCCTTCCGCCTTGAAGGCCAGCGCCAGCCCGAGGCCGG encodes the following:
- a CDS encoding hydrogenase 4 subunit F, translating into MSIDALSAILLIPALSAAVLAILPGYRLTAKLNVAASLATFLTSLSLFVVEPVSGQYLLMDDLNKVFIVLTTFVSLTTSVFSASYIQHEIETGRLTPAFLRFYHAMYQTLMFAMNLALVANNIGLMWVAVEVATLTTVLMVGIYRTHEALEAAWKYFILGSVGIALALFGTILVYMAARPVVGEGLDGMVWTVLVKHAAKFDPALLNVAFAFLLLGYGTKVGLAPLHAWLPDAHAEGPTPISAVLSGLLLNVALYALLRFKMMLAVNSAAIAPGPLMVTMGLISVIFAALMLYRRRDIKRMFAYSSIEHMGIIVFAFGMGGPLANFAGLLHMTMHSLTKSAIFFAVGHIAQVKGTQKIADISGLTVTNPALGWGLMLGVIAIVGLPPLGIFMSEFLVVSSTFARAPWLTVILVLGIIIALGGLLLRIGAVMFGEPKGRTAPAEASYVPMFTHLGLVLMAGIYLPPVLVTGFQNVAKLLG
- the hyfB gene encoding hydrogenase 4 subunit B produces the protein MIAVALWSVAALLVLAPAGIVLSTHPRGSVILYGGCLIATSTLCVTALSDLLYFPHLTPSATLPIGLPWLGAHFRLDALSAFFLIVVNLGGAAASLFALGYGRHEDSPGRVLPFYPAYLAGMNVIVLANDAFSFLVAWEFMSLTSWAMVVSHHREAENVRAGYVYLLMASFGTLALLLAFGLLASGAGYDFDAIRASHPSAALSGAVMILVLLGAGSKAGLVPLHAWLPLAHPAAPSHVSGLMSGVMTKVAVYGFVRIVFDLLPEPVWWWSMVMLLVGGPSATLGVLYALMQRDIKRVLAYSTIENIGIIFTGLGLALAFKAEGLDWVAALAFTAAMLHVFNHALFKSLLFFGAGAVLGATGERDMEKLGGLIHRMPKTAFALLVGCVAISALPPFNGFVSEWLTFQAILLSPQLPSWGLKLVIPAVGGLLALAAAFAAACFVKLYGISFLGRPRSDVAASAHETDHFSLTAMLVLAALCLVAGILPGLFIDALAPVSKDMVGSMMPHQVGLQWLTIVPIAESRSSYNGLLVFLFAALCGTAAATAIHRFASDRLRRAPAWDCGYPDPNPAIQYSASSFSQPIRRVFGSVVFAAREIGEMPPPSSPAPARLQVEVHDLIWDVLYAPIAKLIGFATDRINILQFLTIRRYLTLVFVALVVLLLVVAL
- a CDS encoding respiratory chain complex I subunit 1 family protein; this encodes MTALSDILSQGAQMSLVLGGAPLLTGFVRKVKARLLRRRGPPLLQPYRDLIRLMRKDVVLADNASWLFRVIPYLIFAGTWVAASLVPTFGNGLLFSWTADLIAIIALLGSARFFQALAGMDVGTAFGGIGSSREGMIASLAEPAMLITVFSVAMIAGSTQLSNVAEFMGSDAVGLRVSLGMAFVALTIVALAENARIPVDNPATHLELTMVHEAMVLEYSGRHLALIDLSSQLKLLLYVSLIACVFLPWGTATADAGAGRLAFGALLYFGKLTVLGFLLAVFETSIAKMRVFRIPEFLGAALMLALLATLLRFVSGSL
- a CDS encoding hydrogenase-4 component E gives rise to the protein MSSLQFDIAHLLAGSLVLASFMMLYQDRLYALLNVYALHAGVLALSVAWQAYVQHAPHLYVTALIALVFKAIIIPVALHRIIKRLGIHREIENVIGIGLTMMAGIGLVALSMVVMLRVTPSADALAREDLAFALSVVLLGLLIMVTRRNAVSQVVGFMSLENGLVLAATGAKGMPLVVEISVAFSVLIAFIVIGVFLFRIRERFDSVDVQELDRFRGERR